The following proteins are co-located in the Sphingobacteriaceae bacterium genome:
- a CDS encoding MFS transporter, producing MSNFKKFLKSGHAPTLFSAFLYFDFCFAIWVLNGAMAPFISEHFNLSPAEKGFMISVPILAGAVMRFPLGVLAQYIGRKNAALTEMGLIFFALVFGYFFVDTYSDVIKMGVLLGIAGASFGVALSLGSGWFPPKYKGLAMGISGAGNSGTVLAMLFAPPLAMKFGWQAVYGMAAFFMLIPIVVMIVFAKEPPDREHQTLKQHLACLFEKDGWTFNLIYIITFGGFIGLSNFLPTYFHDQFGVTKVEAGQLTMLAALMGSAIRVVGGWASDKWGGITTLSAIFGIIIITMVIAGLPIGVTATTILFMVCFAALGAGNGALFQLVPLRWPLATAVAGSMIGEIGALGGSFIPNAMGLSKQNTGSFFWGFMSFAILALIAFIVLRVAQRAWTKKWVGKGGMAIIKPESIEVEIKEHIAGNVVFAQSKSKGDFNYRNIIYPIGNSELADKARQQAAYLAKSTGANLVLLYVNEKSHSTGILATDSAQFAEVKEAWIAEGKQILLEEVKKLKDLEVDQVEAVFGQGDVASEITTIAKEKNAELILLASHKASPLGKLLMGSRTYDVFLDTPCPVLRIVR from the coding sequence ATGTCAAATTTTAAAAAATTCTTAAAATCGGGGCACGCACCAACTTTGTTTTCGGCTTTTCTTTATTTTGATTTTTGTTTTGCTATTTGGGTGTTAAATGGCGCTATGGCACCTTTTATTAGCGAACATTTTAATTTAAGCCCTGCAGAAAAAGGCTTTATGATTTCGGTACCGATATTGGCTGGAGCTGTAATGCGTTTTCCTTTAGGTGTACTTGCACAATATATAGGAAGAAAAAATGCAGCACTAACCGAAATGGGGCTTATTTTCTTTGCATTGGTATTTGGGTATTTTTTCGTTGACACTTATTCTGATGTAATAAAAATGGGAGTGCTTCTTGGGATAGCCGGTGCCAGTTTTGGTGTAGCTCTTTCTTTGGGTTCAGGTTGGTTTCCACCAAAATATAAAGGATTGGCTATGGGTATTTCAGGTGCGGGAAATAGTGGAACAGTATTAGCTATGTTATTTGCACCACCTTTAGCAATGAAATTTGGATGGCAGGCCGTGTACGGAATGGCCGCATTTTTTATGCTGATTCCAATTGTTGTAATGATCGTGTTTGCCAAAGAACCGCCAGACAGAGAACATCAAACTCTTAAACAGCATTTGGCTTGTTTATTTGAAAAGGATGGTTGGACTTTTAATTTAATTTACATAATTACATTTGGTGGATTTATTGGACTTTCTAATTTCTTGCCAACTTACTTTCATGATCAGTTTGGAGTTACAAAAGTAGAAGCGGGTCAATTAACGATGTTAGCCGCTTTAATGGGAAGTGCAATACGTGTGGTTGGCGGTTGGGCTAGCGATAAATGGGGAGGAATTACAACATTAAGTGCAATATTTGGTATTATTATTATTACTATGGTAATTGCAGGTTTACCTATTGGTGTTACAGCTACAACAATTTTATTTATGGTTTGTTTTGCGGCACTTGGAGCAGGCAACGGAGCTTTATTTCAATTGGTACCTTTGCGTTGGCCATTGGCCACTGCTGTTGCGGGAAGTATGATTGGTGAAATTGGTGCACTGGGTGGAAGTTTTATTCCAAATGCCATGGGATTATCAAAACAAAATACAGGCTCGTTTTTTTGGGGCTTTATGTCTTTCGCTATATTAGCTTTAATAGCGTTTATAGTTTTGAGAGTGGCACAACGAGCCTGGACTAAGAAGTGGGTTGGTAAAGGAGGTATGGCTATTATTAAACCGGAGTCAATTGAAGTTGAAATTAAGGAGCACATTGCAGGAAACGTTGTATTTGCGCAATCAAAATCAAAGGGTGATTTTAATTACCGAAACATAATCTATCCGATTGGAAATTCTGAATTGGCTGATAAAGCTCGTCAACAAGCTGCTTATTTAGCCAAATCTACAGGCGCAAATTTGGTTTTACTGTATGTGAACGAAAAATCACATAGTACAGGAATACTTGCAACAGACTCTGCCCAATTTGCTGAGGTAAAAGAAGCTTGGATAGCAGAAGGAAAACAAATATTACTGGAAGAAGTAAAAAAATTGAAAGATTTGGAAGTTGATCAGGTGGAAGCTGTATTCGGTCAGGGAGATGTGGCAAGTGAAATTACAACTATTGCGAAAGAAAAAAATGCCGAACTAATTTTGTTAGCGAGTCACAAAGCCTCGCCTTTAGGTAAACTGTTAATGGGCAGCAGAACTTACGACGTATTCCTAGATACACCTTGCCCGGTTTTAAGAATAGTAAGATAA
- a CDS encoding NarK/NasA family nitrate transporter, with the protein MSKTNIETWNVEDESFWNSTGKKIATKNLWLSIPALLLAFAVWIMWGMLVTYMKDFGFTFGLLEGLTKGTPEYDAALASINNMYYTLPAIAGLAGATLRLPNSFLISLGGGRNVIFVSTALLIIPAIGAGIGLSDVNTSYGFFAAMALLSGFGGGNFSSSMNNISYFFPKKMQGYALGMNAGIGNLGVATMQKLIPLVVPVVLFAGAGSDVTIKGVAFAGIQNAGWVWVPLLVIFTISAFVGMNNVITGTPVLPSTAQGVSKTLIMILLGVVASAIGAYLLIGLKINMWIVLPAVIIISVLLMKYATPADIKQNLNKQFSILSDKHNWIMTIIYTMTFGSFIGYSAAFPKLCQDIFPTADYRLWVFLGPALGALVRPVGGIISDKINSGAKVTMWSTIVQIVAALAVAYFVVKARSSADPLEYWWPFFGCFMILFISTGIGNGSTFRSIPYIFSKEKAGPVLGWTAAIAAYGAFIIPKVFGEQIKAGHPEYALFGFAIYYVICLVLNWWYYQGPKREYDNP; encoded by the coding sequence ATGTCAAAAACAAATATAGAAACATGGAATGTAGAAGACGAGAGTTTCTGGAATTCCACAGGAAAAAAAATTGCGACTAAAAATCTTTGGTTATCAATTCCAGCGTTATTATTGGCCTTTGCGGTTTGGATAATGTGGGGCATGTTAGTTACGTATATGAAAGATTTTGGATTTACATTTGGATTATTAGAAGGCTTAACGAAAGGCACTCCGGAATATGATGCTGCATTGGCAAGTATAAATAACATGTATTATACTTTACCGGCAATTGCCGGTTTAGCAGGGGCTACATTACGTTTGCCAAATTCCTTTCTTATTTCATTGGGTGGCGGTAGAAATGTTATTTTCGTTTCTACTGCATTACTCATTATACCTGCAATAGGTGCTGGTATCGGACTGAGTGATGTAAATACCTCATATGGTTTTTTTGCGGCAATGGCTCTATTATCCGGTTTTGGCGGTGGTAATTTCTCATCTTCTATGAACAATATCAGCTATTTTTTTCCAAAGAAAATGCAAGGCTATGCTTTAGGAATGAATGCAGGAATTGGAAACTTAGGTGTAGCAACAATGCAGAAATTAATTCCACTTGTTGTACCTGTTGTATTATTTGCTGGGGCAGGTTCCGATGTAACAATAAAAGGCGTTGCATTTGCAGGTATTCAAAACGCCGGATGGGTTTGGGTACCACTGTTAGTTATTTTTACTATTTCAGCATTTGTGGGCATGAATAATGTTATAACCGGAACACCAGTACTTCCGTCAACGGCACAAGGAGTTTCCAAAACTTTAATTATGATCTTGCTAGGAGTGGTAGCCTCAGCAATTGGAGCGTATTTATTAATAGGATTAAAAATAAATATGTGGATAGTTTTACCGGCTGTAATAATTATTTCTGTTTTACTCATGAAATATGCCACGCCGGCAGATATTAAACAAAATCTTAATAAACAATTCTCAATTTTAAGTGATAAACATAATTGGATAATGACTATTATTTATACCATGACTTTTGGTTCATTTATAGGATACTCTGCTGCATTTCCAAAATTATGTCAAGATATATTTCCTACTGCGGATTATAGATTGTGGGTGTTTTTAGGTCCGGCTTTAGGTGCGCTAGTTCGACCTGTTGGTGGTATTATTTCAGATAAAATAAATAGTGGAGCAAAAGTTACCATGTGGAGTACAATAGTTCAAATTGTAGCAGCTTTGGCTGTAGCTTATTTTGTTGTTAAGGCAAGATCTTCTGCTGATCCGCTTGAATACTGGTGGCCGTTTTTTGGTTGCTTTATGATTTTGTTTATATCTACCGGTATCGGTAATGGGTCTACTTTTCGGAGTATACCTTATATTTTTAGCAAAGAAAAGGCCGGTCCGGTTTTAGGTTGGACTGCGGCGATAGCTGCATACGGCGCTTTTATTATACCTAAAGTGTTTGGCGAACAAATAAAAGCCGGACATCCGGAATATGCATTATTCGGGTTTGCTATATATTATGTAATTTGTTTGGTTCTAAATTGGTGGTATTATCAAGGTCCAAAAAGAGAATATGATAATCCATAA
- a CDS encoding c-type cytochrome, producing the protein MPVAEEDVPLTPYPVTWPYYFPNLEIPDENQMTLEGINLGRHLYYDTILSRDGRACADCHSSASAFTTYTSNALPHINLGWNSNFLWNGKVQGKMEDIMLFEVKEFFNTDLDKINQSAFYKKEFKKVYKADNVTAELLSYALSQFFRAMVSKNSLCDKFILHTANLNDSEMRGFNIFTTEKGDCFHCHSLGLFTDNKFHNIGLDSIFLGQNMGRYNYTGLNKDLGLFKTPTLRNIELTAPYMHDGRYTTLEEVVEHYNSKVKHSNTLDPIMTKPSKLYGLGLTPQEKQDLVAFLKTLTDNDFINNPLLQKP; encoded by the coding sequence ATGCCGGTTGCAGAAGAAGATGTGCCGTTGACTCCATATCCCGTCACCTGGCCATATTATTTTCCTAACCTCGAAATTCCCGATGAAAATCAAATGACCCTAGAGGGAATTAATTTGGGCAGACATCTGTATTACGATACTATTCTGTCAAGAGATGGAAGAGCATGCGCTGATTGTCATTCTTCAGCGTCAGCTTTTACTACTTATACCAGTAATGCTTTACCGCACATTAATTTGGGATGGAACTCTAACTTTTTGTGGAATGGGAAAGTGCAGGGTAAAATGGAGGATATTATGTTGTTTGAAGTAAAGGAATTTTTTAATACAGATTTGGACAAAATAAACCAATCTGCGTTTTACAAAAAAGAATTTAAAAAAGTATATAAGGCAGACAACGTAACGGCAGAATTACTTTCATATGCACTTTCTCAATTTTTCAGGGCCATGGTTTCAAAAAATTCACTTTGTGATAAATTTATATTACACACTGCAAATTTAAATGATTCCGAAATGCGAGGATTCAATATTTTTACAACAGAAAAAGGGGATTGTTTTCATTGCCATAGCCTGGGATTATTTACAGATAACAAATTTCACAACATTGGCCTTGATTCTATTTTTCTCGGTCAAAACATGGGTAGGTATAATTACACCGGATTAAATAAAGACCTGGGTCTCTTTAAAACACCAACTTTAAGAAATATTGAGTTAACCGCACCCTACATGCACGATGGAAGGTATACAACATTAGAGGAGGTGGTAGAACATTATAACTCAAAAGTGAAGCATAGCAATACTTTAGATCCCATCATGACTAAACCTTCAAAATTATACGGCTTGGGCTTAACCCCGCAAGAAAAACAAGATTTAGTTGCTTTCTTAAAAACCTTAACGGATAACGACTTTATTAATAATCCTTTACTTCAAAAACCTTAA
- a CDS encoding hemerythrin domain-containing protein, whose protein sequence is MIDLKETNKKDPLKRSVEHGLDNMKGATPFDPPSVYDEENKPKIDFESMPDAIKELMNEHKVAIEKLEIFENALVEFKSNGYVLNPSINSALSEFFKFYDNNLLVHNEKEDKVLFPLLNEKLIATGEHSIGENPKTAIDVMEDDHVKFIQLGTLSFNLFGLATRIKDLQSRNFICDTAYDTSREFAELLRLHIYREDYTLFPLAQKLISESEFDELSKKQKKFK, encoded by the coding sequence ATGATAGATTTAAAAGAAACGAATAAAAAAGATCCACTAAAAAGAAGTGTTGAACATGGCTTAGATAATATGAAAGGAGCTACTCCTTTTGATCCGCCATCGGTTTATGATGAAGAAAACAAACCAAAAATTGACTTTGAGTCAATGCCCGATGCAATAAAGGAATTAATGAATGAACATAAAGTGGCCATTGAAAAATTAGAAATTTTTGAAAATGCACTTGTTGAATTTAAAAGTAACGGCTATGTTTTAAATCCGTCAATTAATTCGGCACTGTCTGAATTTTTTAAATTTTATGACAATAATTTATTGGTTCACAATGAAAAAGAAGATAAAGTATTATTTCCACTTTTAAACGAAAAGTTGATTGCTACCGGTGAACACAGTATTGGGGAAAATCCCAAAACAGCAATTGATGTAATGGAAGATGATCATGTTAAATTTATTCAATTAGGAACACTTTCTTTTAATCTGTTTGGATTAGCAACTCGAATTAAAGATTTGCAATCCCGGAATTTTATTTGTGATACTGCATACGATACTAGTCGCGAGTTTGCTGAATTGCTTCGATTACATATTTACCGCGAAGATTATACGCTTTTCCCATTGGCTCAAAAACTTATTTCTGAATCAGAATTTGATGAGCTTAGTAAAAAACAAAAGAAATTTAAATAA
- the moaA gene encoding GTP 3',8-cyclase MoaA, with protein sequence MLQDQFGRVHNYLRLSLTERCNLRCFYCMPAEGIQLSPKDDIMRTEEIEKIAGTFVKLGINKIRFTGGEPLIRKDFDDVAMRLSKFNCELAITTNGILVDQYLPTFKQAGIKKINISLDTLNEEKFNNITRRDYFIRVKSNIDLLFSEGITPKLNVVLIRGVNDDELIDFINLTSKWNTTIQFIEFMPFQGNKWDLSRTVKADEILSKAFAYFGEENVMKAEDKANDTSRKYQIKGFKGNFGLISTVSNPFCDSCNRIRLTANGSIKNCLFSGSETNLLKAMREGKNLEQLIQEAIYIKSKQRGGIQDFSSKDGLLKAQENRSMIMIGG encoded by the coding sequence ATGCTTCAGGATCAGTTTGGTAGAGTACATAACTATTTAAGGCTTTCGCTTACTGAGCGTTGTAATCTGCGCTGTTTCTATTGTATGCCTGCCGAAGGTATACAGCTTTCTCCCAAAGATGATATAATGCGTACAGAGGAGATTGAAAAAATTGCAGGAACGTTTGTGAAATTGGGGATAAATAAAATACGATTTACTGGTGGGGAACCACTCATACGAAAGGATTTTGACGATGTAGCCATGAGGTTAAGTAAATTTAATTGTGAACTAGCTATAACTACAAATGGTATTTTGGTAGATCAGTACCTTCCAACTTTTAAACAAGCCGGAATAAAAAAAATAAACATTAGTTTAGATACGTTAAATGAAGAAAAGTTTAACAACATTACACGAAGAGATTATTTTATAAGAGTAAAAAGCAATATTGATTTACTTTTTTCTGAAGGAATTACTCCTAAATTAAATGTTGTTTTGATTAGGGGTGTAAATGACGATGAATTAATTGATTTCATTAATCTAACTTCTAAATGGAATACTACAATTCAATTTATTGAATTTATGCCATTTCAAGGAAATAAATGGGATCTTTCACGCACAGTAAAGGCAGATGAAATTCTATCAAAAGCATTTGCATACTTTGGCGAAGAAAATGTGATGAAAGCGGAAGATAAGGCTAATGATACTTCGCGTAAATATCAAATCAAAGGATTTAAGGGGAATTTTGGTTTAATTTCTACAGTGAGTAACCCATTTTGCGATTCTTGTAACAGAATCCGATTGACCGCAAACGGAAGTATTAAAAATTGTCTTTTTTCAGGAAGTGAAACCAATCTTCTGAAGGCAATGAGGGAAGGGAAGAATTTAGAACAGTTGATTCAAGAGGCGATTTACATTAAAAGTAAACAAAGAGGGGGAATACAAGACTTTTCCAGCAAAGATGGTTTATTAAAGGCGCAGGAAAATAGAAGCATGATTATGATTGGAGGTTAA
- a CDS encoding Crp/Fnr family transcriptional regulator produces MFSLKLFTKYCTKDWQTHYKSNKQTFYFESDSRIFDEGDPVKGIYFVEKGYLKVLSKTLDGSEKIIRLVAPGMILGHRGFNAKFYPISAESLTEVVLTFFPLSTFINMLKANPDMSIYLLNFMSDELRDTESRMKNLMISNPKIRIAIILIQLIDILGYDKKSDKKLLAFTLTRTDFANMGGTTYETVIRVLAQLKKDKLIGLEGKEITILNEKKLRELARNLKQKH; encoded by the coding sequence ATGTTTTCATTAAAATTATTTACAAAGTACTGTACAAAAGATTGGCAAACCCATTATAAATCGAATAAACAAACTTTTTATTTTGAATCGGATAGTAGGATATTCGATGAAGGGGATCCTGTTAAAGGAATTTATTTTGTCGAAAAAGGATATCTCAAAGTGTTATCTAAAACTTTGGATGGAAGCGAAAAAATTATCAGACTTGTAGCACCCGGAATGATACTAGGTCATAGAGGATTTAATGCCAAGTTTTATCCTATTTCGGCAGAATCGCTTACTGAAGTTGTGCTTACATTTTTCCCGCTTTCAACTTTTATAAATATGCTAAAAGCTAACCCAGATATGTCTATTTATCTGCTAAATTTTATGTCGGATGAATTACGAGATACGGAGTCAAGAATGAAAAATCTCATGATTTCAAATCCTAAAATTCGAATTGCCATCATACTTATTCAGTTGATAGATATTCTTGGGTATGATAAAAAAAGTGATAAAAAACTATTGGCATTTACACTCACTAGAACAGATTTTGCCAATATGGGCGGTACTACGTATGAAACAGTAATTAGAGTGCTTGCTCAATTAAAGAAGGATAAACTAATAGGCCTTGAAGGAAAAGAAATTACTATTCTTAACGAAAAAAAATTACGAGAGTTGGCGCGCAATCTAAAACAAAAGCATTAA